Proteins encoded together in one Oreochromis aureus strain Israel breed Guangdong linkage group 23, ZZ_aureus, whole genome shotgun sequence window:
- the nop58 gene encoding nucleolar protein 58 isoform X1 — MLVLFETAAGYAIFKVLNESKLQQVDCLYKEFETPEKANKIVKLKHFEKFQDTTEALAAATALVEGKLGKSLKKVLKKVVAKEAHEQLAISDAKLGGVIKEKLDLSCVHSPAVAELMRCIRGQMESLITGLPPREMSAMSLGLAHSLSRYKLKFSPDKVDTMIVQAISLLDDLDKELNNYIMRCREWYGWHFPELGKVITDNLAYCKSVRKIGDRTNVAGSDLSDILPEEIEVEVKLAAEISMGTEVSEEDIGNIRHLCDQVVEISEYRAQLYDYLKNRMMAIAPNLTVMVGELVGARLISHAGSLLNLAKHPASTVQILGAEKALFRALKTRKDTPKYGLIYHASLVGQTTAKNKGKISRMLAAKAALAIRYDALGEDTNAEMGAENRAKLEARLRQLEDKGIRRISGTGKAMAKADKYQHKSEVRIYDPSGDSTIPSTSKKRKFEEVEEEDATEPTTPAVKPKKAKQELAIEEEEQAETSAAAEETPKKKKKKKKDKKAEEKMEEPKEEEVVAVTETTEKKKKKKKKVKEEQEED, encoded by the exons ATGCTCGTGTTGTTTGAAACCGCAGCTGGATATGCAATATTCAAA GTCCTCAATGAATCCAAACTGCAGCAGGTCGACTGCCTGTATAAGGAGTTTGAAACTCCCGAAAAAGCCAATAAAAT CGTTAAGCTGAAGCATTTTGAGAAGTTCCAGGACACAACAGAGGCCTTAGCAG CTGCGACTGCCCTTGTTGAGGGAAAACTTGGCAAGAGTCTGAAGAAGGTCCTGAAGAAAGTTGTTGCCAAGGAAGCTCATGAGCAGCTGGCTATTAGTGATGCAAAACTTGGTGGCGTTATCAAA GAAAAACTGGACCTGAGCTGTGTCCACAGCCCTGCTGTGGCTGAACTGATGAGATGCATCAGGGGTCAGATGGAGAGCCTCATCACTGGACTTCCTCCCAGGGAGATGAGTGCTATGTCTTTAGGGTTGGCTCACAG TTTATCCCGCTACAAGCTGAAGTTCAGTCCTGACAAGGTGGACACAATGATCGTGCAGGCTATTT CTCTTCTGGATGACCTGGACAAAGAACTTAATAATTACATAATGCGTTGCAGAGAGTGGTATGGCTGGCATTTCCCTGAGCTCGGAAAAGTGATCACAGACAACTTAGCCTACTGCAAGAGTGTCCGCAAAATAG GTGATCGCACAAATGTCGCTGGCTCTGATCTATCAGATATCCTCCCCGAGGAGATCGAGGTCGAGGTTAAATTGGCTGCTGAAATCTCCATGGGAACAGAAGTGTCAGAGGAAGACATTGGCAACATCAGGCACCTATGTGATCAG GTGGTAGAGATTTCAGAATACCGGGCTCAGCTCTACGACTACCTGAAGAACAGAATGATGGCAATCGCTCCCAACCTCACTGTAATGGTGGGGGAGCTGGTTGGCGCCCGTCTCATCTCACATGCAG GTTCCCTTCTGAATCTGGCAAAGCATCCAGCCTCCACAGTCCAGATCCTTGGAGCAGAGAAGGCTCTTTTTAGAGCCCTGAAGACGCGCAAAGACACACCCAAGTATGGTCTCATATACCATGCTTCTCTAGTGGGCCAGACCACTGCTAAGAACAAGGGCAAG ATTTCCAGGATGCTGGCAGCTAAAGCAGCCCTGGCTATTCGCTATGACGCTCTCGGAGAAGACACAAATGCAGAAATGGGTGCAGAGAACCGTGCCAAGCTGGAGGCCAGACTACGTCAGTTGGAAGATAAGGGA attcGAAGAATCAGTGGAACAGGCAAAGCAATGGCAAAGGCAGATAAATACCAGCACAAGAG TGAAGTGAGAATTTATGATCCGTCAGGTGATTCTACGATTCCGTCCACATCGAAGAAGAGGAAGTTTGAGGAGGTAGAAGAAGAGGATGCCACAGAGCCCACGACACCAGCAGTCAAACCCAAAAAGGCAAAACAGGAGTTGGCAATAGAAG AAGAAGAACAAGCAGAAACATCAGCGGCAGCAGAGGAGAccccaaagaaaaagaagaagaaaaagaaggataAGAAAGCAGAGGAGAAAATGGAAGAACCAAAGGAAGAAGAGGTGGTAGCAGTTACTGAG acaacagagaagaagaaaaaaaagaaaaagaaggtaaaagaggagcaggaagaagattga
- the nop58 gene encoding nucleolar protein 58 isoform X2 has protein sequence MLVLFETAAGYAIFKVLNESKLQQVDCLYKEFETPEKANKIVKLKHFEKFQDTTEALAAATALVEGKLGKSLKKVLKKVVAKEAHEQLAISDAKLGGVIKEKLDLSCVHSPAVAELMRCIRGQMESLITGLPPREMSAMSLGLAHSLSRYKLKFSPDKVDTMIVQAISLLDDLDKELNNYIMRCREWYGWHFPELGKVITDNLAYCKSVRKIGDRTNVAGSDLSDILPEEIEVEVKLAAEISMGTEVSEEDIGNIRHLCDQVVEISEYRAQLYDYLKNRMMAIAPNLTVMVGELVGARLISHAGSLLNLAKHPASTVQILGAEKALFRALKTRKDTPKYGLIYHASLVGQTTAKNKGKISRMLAAKAALAIRYDALGEDTNAEMGAENRAKLEARLRQLEDKGIRRISGTGKAMAKADKYQHKSEVRIYDPSGDSTIPSTSKKRKFEEVEEEDATEPTTPAVKPKKAKQELAIEEEQAETSAAAEETPKKKKKKKKDKKAEEKMEEPKEEEVVAVTETTEKKKKKKKKVKEEQEED, from the exons ATGCTCGTGTTGTTTGAAACCGCAGCTGGATATGCAATATTCAAA GTCCTCAATGAATCCAAACTGCAGCAGGTCGACTGCCTGTATAAGGAGTTTGAAACTCCCGAAAAAGCCAATAAAAT CGTTAAGCTGAAGCATTTTGAGAAGTTCCAGGACACAACAGAGGCCTTAGCAG CTGCGACTGCCCTTGTTGAGGGAAAACTTGGCAAGAGTCTGAAGAAGGTCCTGAAGAAAGTTGTTGCCAAGGAAGCTCATGAGCAGCTGGCTATTAGTGATGCAAAACTTGGTGGCGTTATCAAA GAAAAACTGGACCTGAGCTGTGTCCACAGCCCTGCTGTGGCTGAACTGATGAGATGCATCAGGGGTCAGATGGAGAGCCTCATCACTGGACTTCCTCCCAGGGAGATGAGTGCTATGTCTTTAGGGTTGGCTCACAG TTTATCCCGCTACAAGCTGAAGTTCAGTCCTGACAAGGTGGACACAATGATCGTGCAGGCTATTT CTCTTCTGGATGACCTGGACAAAGAACTTAATAATTACATAATGCGTTGCAGAGAGTGGTATGGCTGGCATTTCCCTGAGCTCGGAAAAGTGATCACAGACAACTTAGCCTACTGCAAGAGTGTCCGCAAAATAG GTGATCGCACAAATGTCGCTGGCTCTGATCTATCAGATATCCTCCCCGAGGAGATCGAGGTCGAGGTTAAATTGGCTGCTGAAATCTCCATGGGAACAGAAGTGTCAGAGGAAGACATTGGCAACATCAGGCACCTATGTGATCAG GTGGTAGAGATTTCAGAATACCGGGCTCAGCTCTACGACTACCTGAAGAACAGAATGATGGCAATCGCTCCCAACCTCACTGTAATGGTGGGGGAGCTGGTTGGCGCCCGTCTCATCTCACATGCAG GTTCCCTTCTGAATCTGGCAAAGCATCCAGCCTCCACAGTCCAGATCCTTGGAGCAGAGAAGGCTCTTTTTAGAGCCCTGAAGACGCGCAAAGACACACCCAAGTATGGTCTCATATACCATGCTTCTCTAGTGGGCCAGACCACTGCTAAGAACAAGGGCAAG ATTTCCAGGATGCTGGCAGCTAAAGCAGCCCTGGCTATTCGCTATGACGCTCTCGGAGAAGACACAAATGCAGAAATGGGTGCAGAGAACCGTGCCAAGCTGGAGGCCAGACTACGTCAGTTGGAAGATAAGGGA attcGAAGAATCAGTGGAACAGGCAAAGCAATGGCAAAGGCAGATAAATACCAGCACAAGAG TGAAGTGAGAATTTATGATCCGTCAGGTGATTCTACGATTCCGTCCACATCGAAGAAGAGGAAGTTTGAGGAGGTAGAAGAAGAGGATGCCACAGAGCCCACGACACCAGCAGTCAAACCCAAAAAGGCAAAACAGGAGTTGGCAATAGAAG AAGAACAAGCAGAAACATCAGCGGCAGCAGAGGAGAccccaaagaaaaagaagaagaaaaagaaggataAGAAAGCAGAGGAGAAAATGGAAGAACCAAAGGAAGAAGAGGTGGTAGCAGTTACTGAG acaacagagaagaagaaaaaaaagaaaaagaaggtaaaagaggagcaggaagaagattga